One genomic region from Listeria monocytogenes encodes:
- a CDS encoding CamS family sex pheromone protein: protein MKKLIIAALGLTLVLSGCAPKLDSNDKVVQKDDSKAETGIMTKNQISSNYYKTVLPYKASKSRGLVVSNIYSRYDINELESGLMRVSQNKYSPDNYLFQEGQYLDKETLEKWLDRKSDKNPNGLNPASNGNGENRKPIYLAHILEQDYLKQTDKDTVALGGISIALAMNSVDYYQKEKYGDTYEQPISDSELLAQGKEMSATVLNRIRQTKGLENVPVTIAIYKQGARDAVAPGNYIAYATANGDSLSNWKDIDEKNYVLPSTESAKDHKTDNDNFLNFKKAIEDYYPNFTGVVGRGRYEDGQLAELNIDIPLQFYGEAEIIGFTQYVTDLVGQHIPKTADLQVNISTSDGPAALITRKANEDAATAHIYD, encoded by the coding sequence ATGAAAAAACTCATAATAGCAGCGCTCGGCTTAACGCTTGTGCTTTCTGGCTGTGCCCCAAAACTTGACTCAAACGATAAAGTGGTACAAAAAGATGATTCAAAAGCGGAAACGGGCATCATGACAAAAAACCAAATCTCATCCAATTATTACAAAACCGTACTACCATACAAAGCAAGTAAATCCCGTGGACTTGTCGTATCGAATATTTATTCACGATATGATATTAACGAATTAGAATCTGGTTTAATGCGTGTTTCACAAAATAAATACTCACCAGATAATTATCTTTTTCAAGAAGGGCAATACTTGGATAAAGAAACTTTAGAAAAATGGTTAGATAGAAAAAGTGATAAAAATCCGAATGGTTTAAACCCAGCCAGTAATGGTAACGGTGAGAATCGTAAACCAATCTATCTAGCACATATTTTAGAACAAGATTATTTAAAACAAACGGATAAAGATACGGTTGCTCTTGGTGGAATTTCTATTGCCCTTGCAATGAATTCGGTCGATTATTACCAAAAAGAAAAATATGGAGACACTTATGAACAACCAATTAGTGATAGTGAATTATTAGCACAAGGGAAAGAAATGTCTGCCACTGTGTTAAATCGAATTCGCCAAACAAAAGGTTTAGAAAATGTTCCTGTAACGATTGCTATATACAAACAAGGCGCTCGTGATGCGGTAGCTCCTGGGAATTACATTGCTTATGCAACTGCAAATGGTGACAGTCTTTCTAATTGGAAAGATATAGATGAAAAAAATTATGTTTTACCATCAACTGAATCTGCTAAAGATCACAAAACAGATAATGACAATTTCTTGAATTTCAAAAAAGCAATTGAAGACTATTATCCAAACTTTACAGGTGTCGTTGGTCGTGGTAGATATGAAGACGGTCAACTAGCAGAATTAAACATTGATATTCCATTACAATTTTATGGTGAAGCAGAGATTATCGGCTTTACACAGTATGTGACGGATTTAGTCGGACAACATATTCCGAAGACAGCTGATTTACAAGTCAATATTTCTACATCCGATGGCCCAGCTGCATTGATTACAAGAAAAGCAAATGAAGATGCAGCAACTGCTCACATTTACGATTAA
- the purD gene encoding phosphoribosylamine--glycine ligase, with translation MNLLVVGSGGREHAISKKLLESNNVENVYCAPGNDGMRLDNIQLVAISETDKAGLIDFAKKAEIAFVIVGPEVPLLEGVVDALEEAGIKAFGPKANAALIEGSKDFAKQFMEKYAIPTAASRTFTDYAEAKAYLDERGVPIVIKADGLAAGKGVTVALEMEEAVLALKDMMLEEKFGDASLKVVIEDFLAGEEFSLMAFVNGEEVYPMAIAQDHKRAYEGDKGPNTGGMGAYSPVPHISETVVDEAVEKILLPAAKGMVKEGRYFRGILYAGLILTAEGPKVIEFNARFGDPETQVVLPRLESDFAALIDALLHNEKPDVRFKNSGITLGVVLASAGYPEHYEKGNKLTGLNDVAEGVAIYHAGTKQDENGDFISDGGRVLLLAKEAETMSDARTLLYPEMQKLDNPNFFYRIDIGVKAE, from the coding sequence ATGAACTTATTAGTAGTTGGTAGCGGCGGTAGAGAACATGCTATTAGTAAAAAATTATTAGAATCCAACAATGTCGAAAATGTATACTGTGCTCCGGGAAACGACGGAATGCGTTTAGACAACATCCAACTCGTAGCTATTTCTGAAACGGATAAAGCTGGTTTAATTGATTTTGCTAAAAAAGCAGAAATTGCCTTTGTTATTGTTGGGCCTGAAGTGCCTCTTTTAGAAGGCGTTGTCGATGCTCTCGAAGAAGCTGGAATTAAAGCATTCGGTCCAAAAGCAAATGCAGCATTAATTGAAGGCAGCAAAGATTTTGCGAAACAATTTATGGAGAAATATGCTATTCCAACGGCAGCATCAAGAACTTTCACCGATTATGCGGAAGCGAAGGCATACTTGGATGAGCGAGGAGTGCCAATCGTCATTAAAGCAGATGGGCTCGCTGCTGGAAAAGGAGTCACTGTAGCGTTAGAAATGGAAGAAGCAGTTCTTGCATTAAAAGATATGATGCTAGAAGAAAAATTCGGTGACGCATCTCTCAAAGTCGTTATCGAAGACTTTTTAGCGGGAGAAGAGTTTTCATTGATGGCGTTTGTAAATGGGGAAGAAGTTTATCCAATGGCTATCGCGCAAGATCATAAACGCGCTTATGAAGGCGATAAAGGACCAAATACTGGCGGAATGGGCGCTTATTCTCCGGTGCCACATATTTCTGAAACGGTAGTAGACGAAGCTGTCGAAAAAATTCTTCTTCCAGCTGCAAAAGGAATGGTAAAAGAAGGTCGTTATTTCCGCGGAATTCTCTATGCTGGGCTTATCTTAACCGCAGAAGGTCCAAAAGTAATTGAGTTTAATGCACGCTTTGGTGATCCGGAAACACAAGTTGTTTTGCCTCGTTTAGAAAGTGATTTTGCAGCACTGATAGACGCTTTACTCCATAATGAAAAACCAGATGTGCGCTTTAAAAATTCAGGGATTACGCTAGGAGTTGTCCTAGCAAGCGCCGGTTATCCAGAGCATTATGAAAAAGGAAACAAATTAACTGGTCTAAATGATGTTGCAGAAGGTGTAGCGATTTATCATGCAGGTACAAAACAAGATGAAAATGGCGATTTTATTTCTGATGGTGGACGCGTCTTGCTACTAGCCAAAGAAGCAGAAACGATGAGTGACGCACGCACTTTACTTTACCCAGAAATGCAAAAACTGGACAATCCTAACTTTTTTTATCGAATCGATATTGGCGTGAAAGCAGAATAA
- a CDS encoding sodium-dependent transporter — MQENREEWGSKVGFILASAGSAIGIGAIWKLPYVAATAGGGAFFLLFLVLTLLVVMPLLIAEFVIGRGSGGDAVQAYKTLAPGTKWSLLGKLGVVGASILFSFYSVVGGWIITYLIKTLAGGIAGENQASLLHDFQVTTANPWISVGATILFILLNVIVISRGVVSGIEKMSKFMMPALFILFIVLIIRSLTLPGAMEGVAFFLRPDFSHFTAQTVLITLGQAFFSLSVGISVMVTYSSYLNRSTSLPQSAISVSLMNVFVSLLAGLAIFPAAFSFNITPDAGPGLLFVILPSIFNQMPFGMLFFIIFLILFLFAALTSSFSMLEATVAPLMNAGVNRKKASLWMGLVIVLMAIPSALSFGVWSDVQIFGLSIFDAADYLVSNIILPVGALFIAIFVGYRLPRELLLKEFTTSSHFGKKVFILWLFLIKYIAPIAIIFVFLSATGLIDFLF; from the coding sequence ATGCAAGAAAACAGAGAAGAATGGGGCTCAAAAGTCGGATTTATATTAGCATCCGCTGGGTCCGCAATAGGAATTGGTGCAATATGGAAACTGCCTTATGTGGCTGCAACTGCAGGAGGTGGCGCATTTTTCTTATTGTTTTTAGTTTTAACTTTGCTCGTTGTTATGCCGCTTTTAATTGCAGAATTTGTGATTGGACGAGGTTCTGGCGGTGATGCCGTTCAAGCTTATAAAACACTCGCTCCCGGAACAAAATGGAGTTTACTAGGAAAATTAGGCGTAGTCGGCGCAAGTATTTTATTTTCCTTTTATAGCGTAGTTGGTGGTTGGATTATCACTTACTTAATTAAAACGCTCGCTGGTGGGATTGCCGGAGAAAATCAAGCTAGTTTGCTGCATGATTTCCAAGTGACGACAGCTAATCCATGGATATCAGTTGGTGCGACGATTCTCTTTATTTTACTAAATGTCATTGTTATTAGCCGCGGAGTTGTTAGCGGGATTGAAAAAATGAGTAAGTTTATGATGCCGGCCTTATTTATTTTATTTATTGTTTTAATCATCCGGTCTTTGACGCTACCTGGTGCAATGGAAGGTGTCGCATTTTTCTTACGACCCGATTTTAGTCACTTTACAGCACAAACGGTTCTTATTACGCTTGGTCAGGCCTTCTTTTCACTCAGTGTGGGGATTTCGGTAATGGTGACTTATAGTTCTTATTTAAATCGTTCGACAAGTTTACCGCAGTCTGCCATTTCGGTTTCGCTTATGAATGTATTTGTGTCGCTTCTTGCGGGATTGGCCATTTTCCCGGCAGCATTTTCGTTTAATATTACGCCAGATGCGGGGCCTGGGTTGTTATTCGTTATTTTACCTTCAATTTTTAATCAAATGCCCTTTGGGATGTTATTCTTTATTATTTTCTTGATTTTATTCTTATTTGCGGCATTAACCTCTAGTTTCTCGATGCTCGAAGCAACGGTTGCGCCATTGATGAATGCGGGCGTTAATCGTAAAAAAGCAAGTCTTTGGATGGGGCTCGTAATCGTTTTGATGGCTATTCCAAGTGCGCTTAGTTTTGGCGTTTGGAGCGATGTTCAGATTTTTGGACTAAGTATTTTTGATGCTGCCGATTATCTTGTGTCGAATATTATCTTGCCAGTTGGTGCTTTATTTATCGCGATTTTCGTTGGCTACCGATTACCTCGCGAATTACTTTTAAAAGAATTTACCACAAGCAGCCATTTTGGAAAAAAAGTGTTTATTCTTTGGCTCTTTCTTATTAAATATATTGCACCAATCGCGATTATTTTCGTCTTCCTCTCTGCAACTGGTTTAATCGATTTTCTTTTTTAA
- a CDS encoding heptaprenylglyceryl phosphate synthase → MKHLFKLDPAKNLPTNDVTKLIHSGTDGFIIGGTDNVQIEAVQNLYELLVETDLPIFLEISNESMILPEADHFLIPVVLNTENSKWTHGLHKELIKEMGEFIPWKRVTSEGYVILNKDAKVAHLTEAKTDITDEDIIAYARLAENIFHLPIFYVEYSGMYGDPEVVRKASAALSNTKFWYGGGIRSKEQAAEMAKYADTIIVGNIIYEDLEKALETATIFRKKTV, encoded by the coding sequence ATGAAGCATTTATTCAAGTTAGATCCAGCAAAGAATTTACCTACTAATGATGTCACGAAGCTCATCCATTCTGGAACCGATGGATTTATTATTGGTGGGACAGATAATGTGCAAATCGAAGCAGTCCAAAATCTGTATGAATTATTAGTCGAAACGGACTTGCCAATTTTCCTTGAAATAAGCAATGAATCCATGATTTTACCTGAGGCAGACCATTTTTTAATTCCAGTTGTGTTGAATACGGAAAATAGTAAGTGGACGCATGGTTTACACAAGGAGTTAATCAAAGAAATGGGAGAATTTATTCCTTGGAAGCGAGTTACATCAGAAGGTTACGTTATTTTAAATAAAGATGCAAAAGTGGCTCATTTAACAGAAGCAAAGACCGATATAACGGATGAAGACATCATTGCCTATGCGCGGTTAGCAGAGAATATATTTCATCTGCCCATTTTTTATGTCGAATATAGTGGCATGTACGGAGATCCAGAGGTTGTAAGAAAAGCAAGTGCCGCTTTAAGTAACACAAAATTTTGGTATGGGGGCGGGATACGTTCAAAAGAACAAGCCGCTGAAATGGCAAAATATGCGGATACGATTATCGTAGGCAATATTATTTATGAAGATTTAGAAAAAGCACTAGAAACCGCGACTATTTTTAGGAAGAAAACGGTTTGA
- the pcrA gene encoding DNA helicase PcrA codes for MNAKELVDGLNPEQRRAVESTEGPLLIMAGAGSGKTRVLTHRIAYLVRERGVNPYNILAITFTNKAAREMKSRIGNLMGGEAESIWISTFHSMCVRILRRDIDRIGYERNFTILDGSDQLSVIKGILKEKNVDPKKFEPRGILASISNAKNELITASEYIKEASGFYDKMVGEVYEKYEKKLKKNQALDFDDLIMVTIQLFERVPDVLEYYQRKFQYIHVDEYQDTNHAQYLLVKQLASRFKNLCVVGDSDQSIYGWRGADISNIMSFEKDYPNAKTILLEENYRSTKRILEAANRVIENNGNRKPKNLWTSNAEGKKIFYHKALTEKEEAAYVVMKIQEEVNNSNRPLSDFAILYRTNAQSRVMEEYFMKSNMAYTMVGGTKFYDRKEIKDILAYLRLISNNEDDISLTRIINVPKRGVGPGTLDKLNNVATTYDLSLFEVLNRIELAGISPKISKDLVAFHDLIRGFTQMQDFLSVTELVEEILEKTGYRAMLKNERTIEAQTRLENIDEFLSVTQNFEKENDDKTLIAFLTDLALVADVDKLEEDNEEQNGAVTLMTLHSAKGLEFPVVFLVGMEEGIFPHSRAIYEEDEMEEERRLAYVGITRAEEELFLTSAYSRMLYGRPSSNQESRFIGEIPRDLLELGNENKLKADKPYAKPRIPQKTTTAYKSSGAETLGWTVGDKASHKKWGVGTVVSVKGEGSGMELDIAFPSPTGVKRLLAEFAPIEKV; via the coding sequence TTGAATGCAAAAGAATTAGTGGACGGATTGAATCCGGAACAACGAAGAGCAGTAGAAAGTACAGAAGGACCTTTATTGATTATGGCTGGTGCCGGAAGTGGGAAAACTCGAGTTTTGACCCATCGGATAGCTTATTTAGTGAGAGAACGTGGCGTAAATCCGTATAACATTTTAGCGATTACGTTTACGAATAAAGCAGCTCGCGAAATGAAGTCGCGGATTGGCAATTTAATGGGCGGAGAAGCAGAATCTATTTGGATATCTACTTTTCACTCGATGTGCGTACGAATTTTACGCCGTGATATTGACCGCATTGGCTATGAACGTAATTTTACTATTTTAGATGGCAGTGACCAATTATCGGTTATTAAAGGTATTTTGAAAGAAAAGAATGTCGATCCCAAGAAGTTTGAGCCAAGGGGTATTTTGGCTTCTATAAGTAATGCAAAAAATGAACTGATAACAGCAAGCGAATATATTAAAGAAGCAAGTGGTTTTTATGACAAAATGGTCGGCGAAGTCTACGAGAAATACGAGAAGAAACTCAAAAAAAATCAAGCACTCGATTTTGATGATTTAATTATGGTGACGATTCAATTATTTGAACGTGTTCCGGATGTTTTAGAATATTATCAGCGTAAGTTTCAATACATTCATGTGGATGAGTACCAAGATACTAACCATGCGCAGTATTTACTCGTAAAACAACTTGCCTCGAGATTTAAAAATTTATGCGTCGTTGGGGACTCGGATCAATCAATCTATGGTTGGCGCGGGGCAGATATTAGTAACATCATGTCCTTCGAAAAAGATTACCCAAATGCGAAAACCATTTTGCTAGAAGAAAATTATCGTTCAACCAAACGTATTTTAGAAGCGGCGAACCGTGTGATTGAAAACAATGGTAACCGTAAACCAAAAAATCTTTGGACAAGTAATGCAGAAGGGAAGAAGATTTTTTATCATAAAGCATTAACGGAAAAAGAAGAAGCGGCCTATGTAGTTATGAAAATTCAAGAAGAAGTAAATAACTCGAATCGACCACTTTCTGACTTTGCGATTCTTTATAGAACTAATGCACAGTCCCGTGTAATGGAAGAATATTTCATGAAGTCGAATATGGCGTACACGATGGTCGGCGGTACAAAGTTCTATGACAGAAAAGAAATTAAAGACATTTTGGCGTATTTACGTCTGATTAGTAATAATGAAGACGATATTAGTTTGACACGTATCATTAATGTACCAAAACGCGGCGTTGGACCAGGTACTTTAGATAAACTAAATAATGTGGCGACCACGTATGATTTGAGCTTGTTTGAAGTCCTTAACCGCATCGAACTAGCGGGAATTTCGCCTAAAATAAGCAAAGACTTAGTTGCGTTTCATGATTTGATTCGCGGCTTCACGCAAATGCAAGATTTCTTATCCGTAACCGAACTCGTAGAAGAAATCCTTGAAAAAACAGGCTACCGCGCAATGCTAAAAAATGAACGAACCATTGAAGCGCAAACACGTTTAGAAAATATCGACGAGTTTTTATCTGTAACACAAAACTTTGAAAAGGAAAATGACGATAAAACGTTAATTGCCTTTTTAACTGATTTAGCACTCGTTGCTGACGTCGATAAGTTAGAAGAAGACAATGAAGAACAAAACGGGGCTGTCACACTGATGACACTTCACTCTGCCAAAGGACTAGAATTCCCAGTTGTCTTTTTAGTTGGGATGGAAGAAGGGATTTTCCCACATTCCAGAGCGATTTATGAGGAAGATGAAATGGAAGAGGAGCGTCGTCTTGCTTACGTTGGTATCACTCGAGCGGAAGAAGAACTTTTCCTAACGAGCGCTTACTCACGGATGCTTTATGGACGCCCATCATCTAATCAGGAATCTCGTTTTATTGGAGAAATCCCTCGAGATTTACTGGAATTAGGTAATGAAAACAAACTAAAAGCTGATAAACCATATGCTAAACCTCGTATTCCACAAAAAACAACAACCGCCTACAAATCTTCAGGCGCAGAAACACTTGGCTGGACAGTCGGCGACAAGGCTAGTCATAAAAAATGGGGCGTAGGAACAGTCGTCAGTGTCAAAGGGGAAGGTAGCGGAATGGAACTAGATATTGCATTCCCGAGCCCAACTGGCGTCAAACGATTGCTCGCAGAATTTGCGCCAATTGAAAAAGTATAA
- a CDS encoding YerC/YecD family TrpR-related protein: MQIEKLRGQGLDEFFQGILTLENLEECYAFFDDVCTVNEIQSMAQRFQVAKMLHDGKTYNVIESETGASTATISRVKRSLHYGNDMYDVVFSRMTKPE; this comes from the coding sequence ATGCAAATAGAGAAGTTGCGTGGACAAGGATTGGATGAATTCTTCCAAGGGATTTTAACCCTCGAGAATTTAGAAGAATGTTATGCTTTTTTTGATGATGTTTGTACAGTGAATGAAATACAGTCCATGGCTCAACGTTTCCAAGTAGCAAAAATGCTTCATGATGGAAAAACATACAATGTGATTGAATCAGAAACTGGGGCAAGTACAGCAACCATTTCACGTGTAAAACGCTCGCTTCATTATGGCAATGATATGTATGATGTTGTATTTTCAAGAATGACGAAGCCAGAATAA
- the ligA gene encoding NAD-dependent DNA ligase LigA: MADKKRYEELINILDQYSYDYYVIDNPTVEDAEYDQKMQELLKIEEAHPEWVTPESPSKRVGGEVLEGFKKVAHDTPMLSLANAFNHEDLADFDRRIRDKVGDDIAYMCELKIDGLAVSLQYENGKYKQGATRGDGTIGEDITANLRTIRSIPMKLQKDYSIEVRGEAFMPKRSFQKLNEIREEEGQMLFANPRNAAAGSLRQLDTKIAASRNLDIFLYAVADFGEMGVETHSAGLDMLETLGLKVNKERRLCSSLEEVYAYIDEWTEKRADLAYDIDGIVLKLNNLEQQRQMGTTVKSPRWSIAYKFPAEEVPTKLLDIELNVGRTGVITPTAVLEPVRVAGTTVSRASLHNEDLITEKDIRIGDTVLIKKAGDIIPEVIKSITEERSGSEEPFHMPKNCPTCDSELVRLEEEVALRCINPKCPAQIKEGLIHFVSRNAMNIDGLGEKAIIQLFSQHLIKDVADLFFLSKEKLLELERMGEKSVTNLLASIEASKQNSLEKLLFGLGIRHVGAKAAKSLAVHFETMDNLKVADKETLTNINDIGEKMADSIVTYFANEEVHDLLEELKRAGVNMTYTGPKLEDMSEEELVFAGKTVVLTGKLEKLTRNDAKALIESLGGNVSGSVSKKTDVVVAGSDAGSKLAKAEELAIPIWSEEDLIEYLPDEGGLNE; this comes from the coding sequence ATGGCTGATAAAAAACGGTATGAAGAACTAATCAACATACTTGATCAATACAGCTATGATTATTATGTAATTGATAATCCAACAGTAGAAGATGCCGAATATGATCAGAAGATGCAAGAATTACTTAAAATAGAAGAAGCGCATCCCGAGTGGGTTACACCTGAGTCACCGTCGAAACGAGTTGGCGGAGAAGTTTTAGAAGGTTTCAAAAAAGTAGCACATGACACCCCAATGTTAAGTCTTGCCAACGCTTTTAACCATGAAGATTTGGCGGATTTTGACCGCCGAATTCGCGACAAAGTGGGCGATGATATTGCTTATATGTGCGAACTTAAAATTGACGGACTAGCAGTATCCCTTCAATACGAAAATGGTAAATACAAACAAGGTGCTACCCGCGGTGATGGAACCATTGGAGAAGACATTACCGCTAACTTGCGCACGATTCGTTCCATTCCGATGAAACTTCAAAAGGATTATTCCATTGAAGTTCGTGGTGAAGCTTTCATGCCGAAACGCTCTTTCCAAAAACTAAATGAAATTCGCGAAGAAGAAGGCCAGATGTTATTTGCTAATCCGCGAAATGCTGCGGCTGGATCACTTCGACAATTAGACACAAAAATTGCAGCGTCAAGAAATCTCGATATCTTCTTGTATGCAGTAGCTGATTTCGGTGAAATGGGCGTTGAAACACATAGCGCCGGTTTAGATATGCTTGAAACACTTGGTCTTAAAGTCAATAAAGAGCGCCGGCTTTGCAGTAGTTTAGAAGAAGTATATGCTTACATTGACGAATGGACAGAAAAACGCGCCGACTTAGCATATGATATTGATGGCATTGTTCTAAAATTAAACAACTTAGAACAACAACGCCAAATGGGAACCACCGTTAAATCACCTCGTTGGTCGATTGCTTATAAATTTCCAGCCGAAGAAGTACCAACTAAGTTACTTGACATTGAATTAAATGTAGGTAGAACAGGTGTAATAACTCCCACCGCCGTGTTAGAACCAGTGAGAGTGGCAGGGACAACCGTTAGCCGTGCTTCCCTTCATAATGAAGATTTAATTACGGAAAAAGATATCCGCATTGGCGACACTGTTTTAATCAAAAAAGCTGGCGATATCATTCCAGAAGTTATTAAAAGCATCACCGAAGAACGTAGCGGAAGTGAAGAACCATTCCATATGCCAAAAAATTGTCCGACATGCGACAGTGAACTGGTTCGTTTGGAAGAAGAAGTGGCGCTAAGATGCATTAATCCTAAGTGCCCAGCTCAAATAAAAGAAGGTCTTATCCACTTTGTTTCCAGGAATGCGATGAATATTGACGGACTTGGTGAAAAAGCAATTATCCAGTTGTTTTCACAGCATTTAATTAAAGATGTAGCAGATTTGTTTTTCCTTTCGAAGGAGAAACTGTTAGAATTAGAAAGAATGGGTGAGAAATCAGTAACTAATTTACTGGCATCCATCGAAGCAAGTAAACAAAACTCGCTTGAAAAACTACTTTTTGGCTTAGGAATTCGCCATGTTGGTGCTAAAGCTGCCAAATCACTTGCCGTTCATTTCGAAACAATGGATAATTTAAAAGTTGCGGACAAAGAAACACTGACGAATATTAACGACATTGGTGAAAAAATGGCAGACAGTATTGTGACCTATTTTGCGAATGAAGAAGTACATGATTTATTAGAAGAACTAAAAAGGGCTGGCGTCAATATGACCTATACAGGGCCAAAACTAGAAGATATGTCCGAGGAAGAACTTGTTTTCGCAGGTAAAACCGTTGTCTTAACTGGGAAACTAGAGAAGTTAACACGAAATGATGCAAAAGCACTAATCGAATCCCTCGGAGGAAATGTTTCTGGAAGCGTCAGTAAGAAAACGGATGTTGTTGTAGCTGGCAGTGATGCTGGTTCTAAACTAGCCAAAGCTGAAGAACTAGCCATTCCTATTTGGTCAGAAGAAGACTTAATAGAGTACTTACCAGACGAAGGTGGATTAAACGAATGA
- the purH gene encoding bifunctional phosphoribosylaminoimidazolecarboxamide formyltransferase/IMP cyclohydrolase, producing MKRALISVSDKNGIVPFAEKLVELGVEIISTGGTKAAFEQAGVPVTGIEEVTEFPEMLDGRVKTLHPAIHGGLLARRDTAEHMEAIAAHDIKPIDLVVVNLYPFQETIQKSGVTLEEAIENIDIGGPSMLRSAAKNYAAVTVVVDTVDYDTVLTELEEHSATTFETRQRLAAKVFRHTAAYDALIAEYLTNITGETFPEKVTLTYNRKQVLRYGENPHQDAAFYTEPGTVENSISSAKQLHGKELSYNNIRDADAALKIASEFTEPVAVAVKHMNPCGVGVGENIEEAYLKAYEADETSIFGGIVALNKEVDAKTAEHMSKIFLEIIIAPSFSEEAFAILAKKKNIRLLTVPFAGSVKGFEKTSVNGGLLIQASDSVIEDTASYEVVTEKQPTEAEMKALIAQWKIVKHVKSNAIVVGSDKQTLGIGAGQMNRIGSALIALEQAGEKAKGAVLASDAFFPMDDTVEAAAKAGITAIIQPGGSIKDKESIAMANKYGISMVLTHVRHFKH from the coding sequence ATGAAAAGAGCGCTTATTAGTGTGTCAGATAAAAACGGCATCGTGCCATTTGCAGAAAAATTAGTAGAACTTGGAGTAGAAATTATTTCGACTGGTGGAACAAAAGCGGCATTTGAACAAGCTGGCGTACCGGTTACGGGAATAGAAGAAGTAACTGAATTTCCAGAAATGCTTGATGGTCGCGTGAAAACACTTCATCCAGCAATTCATGGTGGGTTACTGGCAAGACGCGATACAGCTGAACATATGGAAGCTATTGCGGCACACGATATCAAGCCAATTGATTTAGTCGTTGTAAATTTATATCCTTTCCAAGAAACGATTCAAAAATCTGGTGTTACTTTAGAAGAAGCGATTGAAAATATTGATATTGGCGGACCTTCGATGTTACGCTCAGCTGCGAAAAATTATGCAGCGGTAACTGTTGTAGTTGATACAGTGGATTACGATACGGTACTTACAGAACTAGAAGAACACAGTGCAACTACTTTTGAAACGCGCCAACGTCTAGCTGCGAAAGTTTTTCGGCACACAGCGGCCTATGATGCTTTAATTGCAGAATACTTAACGAACATCACTGGAGAAACTTTCCCAGAAAAAGTAACATTAACTTACAATCGAAAACAAGTTTTGCGTTATGGTGAAAATCCTCACCAAGATGCCGCTTTTTATACAGAACCTGGCACGGTAGAAAATTCAATTAGTTCCGCGAAACAGTTGCACGGTAAAGAGTTATCTTACAACAATATTCGCGATGCAGATGCAGCACTTAAAATTGCAAGTGAATTTACAGAGCCGGTCGCGGTTGCAGTAAAACATATGAATCCGTGCGGCGTTGGTGTTGGAGAAAATATCGAAGAAGCTTATTTGAAAGCTTATGAAGCGGATGAAACGTCTATTTTTGGAGGGATTGTTGCCTTAAATAAAGAAGTGGATGCGAAAACAGCCGAACATATGAGCAAAATTTTCTTAGAAATTATTATTGCGCCAAGTTTCTCTGAAGAAGCGTTTGCCATTTTAGCGAAAAAGAAAAATATTCGCTTGTTAACTGTTCCGTTTGCCGGTTCCGTAAAAGGTTTCGAGAAAACATCTGTAAATGGTGGACTTCTTATTCAAGCGAGCGATTCTGTTATAGAAGATACAGCGAGTTATGAAGTAGTAACGGAAAAACAACCTACAGAAGCGGAAATGAAAGCTTTAATTGCTCAGTGGAAAATTGTGAAACATGTCAAATCCAATGCGATAGTAGTAGGATCTGATAAACAAACACTTGGAATTGGTGCAGGACAAATGAATCGAATCGGTTCCGCTTTAATTGCACTAGAGCAAGCTGGCGAGAAAGCAAAAGGAGCCGTACTTGCCTCGGATGCCTTTTTCCCAATGGATGATACGGTCGAAGCTGCGGCAAAAGCGGGAATCACTGCGATTATTCAGCCTGGTGGATCCATTAAAGACAAGGAATCCATTGCGATGGCAAACAAATATGGTATTTCCATGGTTCTAACTCATGTACGACACTTCAAACATTAA